In the genome of bacterium, the window TTCACGAGCATCGAGCGGATGTTCTCGTCGAGGAAGGAGAAGGGGAGGCCGGCGATGAGGATCCCGTCCGGGCAGAGCTTGGAGAACCAGGGCTCCTGGAAGATGTAGGTGATGGTGAAGACGAGGCCGGCGAGCACGACGTACTTGAAGTAGGTCAACGCCTTCGGAATGGAGAGCTTCACGGTCCGCACCTTGTAGAGCAGGTCCTGGAAGAAGCCGAAGGGGCACATCCAGCCGCAGCACATGCGCCCCACGACCGCGCCGATCGCGGCCAGATACCCCACGACGTACGCGGGCACCGCCTGGCCGACGATGACGAAGTGCTGGAGCGTGCCGATCGGGCAGGCGAAGAGCGCGCCCGGGCAGGCGTAGCAGTTGAGCGTCGGGGTGCAGTACTCCTTGAGCGAGCCCTGGTAGATCGCGCTGTTGGCGAAGCCCAGGTAGTAGCCGTTCTGGCCGAAGGCCACCAGGAGCTGGAGCAGCCGCCGCTTCATCCGACCTGAGGAGTCACCCGACTCCTATACAGCTGAGTCAGACAAGGGTGGCGTTGAACAGCGTCTCGCCGATCTGC includes:
- a CDS encoding 4Fe-4S binding protein; this translates as MKRRLLQLLVAFGQNGYYLGFANSAIYQGSLKEYCTPTLNCYACPGALFACPIGTLQHFVIVGQAVPAYVVGYLAAIGAVVGRMCCGWMCPFGFFQDLLYKVRTVKLSIPKALTYFKYVVLAGLVFTITYIFQEPWFSKLCPDGILIAGLPFSFLDENIRSMLVKFFWIKLGLLSLFVAWSATAKRPFCRVFCALGTIFSFFNSFSLYQMRVDHSCCTRCDRCRENCPMDISIWQNERSVDCIRCLECTGCPCVEYKTVFQALPAGAPELPAPARTGP